One stretch of Pseudomonas fluorescens Q2-87 DNA includes these proteins:
- the cobT gene encoding nicotinate-nucleotide--dimethylbenzimidazole phosphoribosyltransferase — MTHRWWLDPCKPLDTQALKQATARQQQLTKPAGSLGRLESVAVQLAGLQGQVKPRLDQVWIAIFAGDHGVVAEGVSAFPQEVTGQMLLNFVSGGAAISVLARQLGVSLEVVDLGTVTPALDLPGVRHLHVGPGTANFVHGPAMTAAQGEQALQAGRDSVTRAVAAGTHLFIGGEMGIGNTTAASALACALLDCPVAHLVGPGTGLDAAGVSHKAQVIERALARHNAQRDDPLQTLFNLGGFEIAALGGAYLACAQQGIAVLVDGFICSVAALLAVRLNPECRPWLLFGHRGAEPGHRHVLETLGAEPLLDLGLRLGEGSGAALAVPLLRLACDLHGQMATFAEAAVADRPA, encoded by the coding sequence ATGACTCACCGCTGGTGGCTGGACCCATGCAAGCCCCTCGACACCCAGGCCCTGAAACAGGCCACGGCCCGTCAGCAACAACTGACCAAACCGGCCGGCTCGCTAGGACGGTTGGAGTCGGTGGCGGTGCAACTGGCGGGGCTGCAAGGGCAGGTCAAGCCGCGCCTGGATCAAGTCTGGATCGCGATTTTCGCTGGCGACCATGGCGTGGTGGCCGAGGGCGTATCAGCCTTTCCCCAGGAAGTGACCGGGCAGATGCTGCTCAACTTCGTCAGCGGCGGAGCGGCCATCAGCGTCCTGGCGCGGCAATTGGGCGTGTCTCTGGAAGTGGTGGACCTGGGCACCGTGACGCCTGCGCTTGACCTGCCCGGTGTGCGGCATTTGCATGTCGGGCCGGGCACGGCGAATTTCGTCCACGGCCCGGCGATGACCGCGGCCCAGGGCGAACAAGCCTTGCAGGCCGGACGCGACAGCGTGACGCGCGCCGTCGCGGCGGGAACGCATTTGTTCATCGGCGGCGAAATGGGCATCGGCAACACCACGGCCGCCAGCGCCCTGGCCTGTGCCTTGCTCGATTGCCCAGTGGCGCATCTGGTCGGGCCGGGCACTGGGCTGGACGCGGCGGGTGTCAGCCACAAGGCCCAAGTGATCGAGCGGGCCCTGGCGCGGCACAATGCCCAGCGCGATGACCCGTTGCAGACCTTGTTCAACCTCGGCGGTTTTGAAATCGCCGCGTTGGGCGGTGCGTACCTGGCGTGTGCCCAGCAGGGCATCGCCGTGCTGGTGGATGGCTTCATCTGCAGCGTCGCGGCCCTGTTGGCGGTGCGGTTGAATCCTGAATGCCGGCCATGGTTGCTGTTCGGCCATCGCGGTGCCGAACCGGGCCATCGCCACGTGCTCGAAACCCTCGGCGCCGAACCGTTGCTGGACCTCGGCCTGCGCCTGGGCGAGGGCAGTGGCGCGGCGCTGGCGGTGCCGTTGTTGCGCCTGGCCTGTGACCTTCACGGGCAAATGGCGACGTTTGCTGAAGCGGCCGTGGCGGATCGCCCGGCATGA
- the cobC gene encoding alpha-ribazole phosphatase family protein yields MTLRLDLLRHGETELGGGLRGSLDDALTARGWEQMHAAVLAGGPWDRLVSSPLQRCARFAEQLGARLGVPVHLDKDLQELHFGAWEGRSAAVLMETDAEALGRFWADPYAFTPPEGEPVLAFSNRVLAAVNRLHAAYAGQRVLLVSHGGVMRLLLAQARGLPREQLLNVEVAHGALFSLTVSAGSVLEETD; encoded by the coding sequence ATGACCTTGCGCCTGGACCTGCTGCGTCACGGCGAAACCGAGCTGGGCGGCGGACTGCGCGGCAGCCTCGACGACGCTTTGACCGCCAGGGGCTGGGAGCAGATGCACGCAGCGGTGTTGGCGGGCGGGCCCTGGGATCGGCTGGTGAGTTCGCCGTTGCAACGTTGCGCGCGTTTCGCCGAGCAACTTGGCGCCCGACTCGGTGTGCCGGTGCATCTGGACAAGGATCTGCAAGAGCTGCATTTCGGCGCCTGGGAAGGCCGCAGCGCGGCGGTGTTGATGGAGACTGACGCCGAAGCACTGGGCCGGTTTTGGGCCGATCCCTATGCCTTTACGCCCCCCGAAGGCGAGCCAGTGCTGGCGTTTTCCAACCGCGTCCTGGCAGCGGTCAACCGCTTGCACGCGGCCTATGCCGGTCAGCGGGTCTTGCTGGTCAGTCACGGCGGCGTGATGCGGCTGCTGCTGGCCCAGGCCCGCGGCTTGCCACGGGAGCAATTGCTCAACGTCGAAGTCGCCCATGGCGCACTGTTCTCCCTGACCGTGTCGGCAGGTTCAGTGCTCGAAGAGACGGATTGA
- a CDS encoding adenosylcobinamide-GDP ribazoletransferase produces MLPFWIALQFLSSLPVRLPGMPEPEQLGRSLLFYPLVGLVFGALLWLLNALLMGAPSLLHAALLLTAWVMLSGGLHLDGLADSADAWLGGFGDRERTLLIMKDPRSGPIAVITLVLVLLLKFAALLALIEQGQALALIIVPVLGRAALLGLFLSTPYVRAGGLGQALADHLPRRAGGWVLLVCALGCVLVAGWHGVCALAVAFAVFVGLRRMMLRRLGGCTGDTAGALLELLEIAVLVGLGWV; encoded by the coding sequence ATGTTGCCGTTCTGGATCGCCCTGCAATTTCTCAGCAGCCTGCCGGTGCGCCTGCCTGGCATGCCCGAGCCCGAACAACTGGGGCGTTCGCTGCTGTTCTATCCATTGGTGGGGCTGGTGTTCGGTGCTTTGCTGTGGCTGCTCAATGCACTGCTGATGGGTGCACCGTCGCTACTCCACGCCGCGCTGTTGCTGACGGCCTGGGTGATGCTCAGCGGAGGCCTGCACCTCGACGGCCTGGCCGACAGCGCCGACGCCTGGCTGGGCGGTTTTGGTGACCGCGAACGCACGCTGCTGATCATGAAGGATCCGCGCAGCGGGCCGATTGCGGTGATCACCCTGGTGTTGGTGTTGTTGCTCAAGTTCGCCGCGCTGCTGGCATTGATCGAGCAGGGGCAAGCGTTGGCCTTGATCATCGTGCCGGTGCTGGGGCGTGCGGCGTTGCTTGGCCTGTTTCTCAGCACACCTTACGTGCGCGCCGGCGGGTTGGGCCAAGCGCTTGCCGATCATCTGCCCCGGCGCGCGGGTGGATGGGTGTTGTTGGTGTGTGCGTTGGGCTGTGTGCTGGTGGCGGGGTGGCACGGCGTTTGTGCATTGGCCGTTGCCTTCGCGGTGTTCGTTGGCTTGCGGCGGATGATGCTGCGCAGGCTCGGGGGCTGCACCGGGGATACCGCCGGGGCGTTGCTGGAGTTGCTTGAAATAGCGGTGTTGGTGGGGTTGGGGTGGGTCTGA